From Cetobacterium somerae ATCC BAA-474, the proteins below share one genomic window:
- a CDS encoding LacI family DNA-binding transcriptional regulator, whose product MKITIKEIAEDAGVSVSTVSRVISNNPKISEATKLRVREVIERLNYKPNIMARGLVKRRTGILGVIMPKETTTLFTSPFFIEVMQGISLKGKERDYYIMYDFCKNEKEEYEGTRKLAESGLVDGICLMSTRKNDKSIQYLKETNFPFVIIGEPEEKDGVLWVDNNNLKATYDMVKKIIHENSKKIVFVGGDKNLTVTINRVAGFEKACKELKLDYSIYLGKDFSRGEGYRLAEKIFSEQKCENFIISDDNLLKGFLEYLEKSNIENVNIGSFNKANIKKVWKNKIFLLDIKPEKLGMEAVDLLANCIQDKLESCNKIVDIELN is encoded by the coding sequence GTGAAGATAACAATAAAAGAGATTGCAGAGGATGCAGGGGTTTCTGTATCTACAGTTTCAAGAGTAATATCTAATAATCCCAAGATAAGTGAAGCTACAAAACTAAGAGTAAGAGAGGTTATTGAAAGGTTAAATTATAAACCAAATATAATGGCAAGAGGATTAGTTAAAAGAAGAACAGGGATTTTAGGTGTAATAATGCCAAAGGAAACAACAACACTTTTTACTAGTCCATTTTTTATAGAGGTTATGCAAGGTATTAGCTTAAAAGGAAAAGAAAGAGATTATTATATCATGTATGATTTTTGCAAAAATGAGAAAGAGGAGTATGAAGGAACAAGAAAACTAGCGGAAAGTGGATTAGTTGATGGAATATGTCTTATGTCAACACGTAAAAATGATAAGAGCATTCAATATTTAAAAGAAACAAATTTTCCTTTTGTTATAATTGGTGAACCTGAAGAAAAAGATGGCGTTTTATGGGTAGATAATAATAACTTAAAAGCAACATATGATATGGTGAAAAAAATTATTCATGAAAATTCTAAAAAAATAGTTTTTGTAGGTGGAGATAAAAATTTAACAGTTACAATAAATAGAGTTGCTGGATTTGAAAAAGCATGTAAAGAGCTGAAATTAGATTACTCTATATATCTAGGAAAAGACTTCTCTAGAGGAGAAGGATATAGATTAGCAGAAAAAATATTTTCAGAACAAAAATGTGAGAATTTTATAATTTCAGACGACAATCTTTTAAAAGGATTTTTAGAATATTTAGAAAAAAGTAATATAGAAAATGTAAATATAGGAAGTTTTAACAAAGCAAATATAAAAAAGGTTTGGAAAAATAAAATTTTTCTATTAGATATAAAACCTGAAAAATTAGGAATGGAAGCAGTGGATCTTTTAGCCAATTGCATTCAAGATAAATTAGAAAGTTGTAACAAAATAGTAGATATAGAATTAAATTAA
- a CDS encoding glycoside hydrolase family 13 protein, whose translation MWWKELVGYQIYPRSFKDSNGDGIGDLKGIIEKLDYLKDLGIDLIWVSPFFKSPNDDNGYDISDYRDILEEFGTMEDFDNLLLETHKRGMKLIIDLVINHTSDEHPWFIEARESKDSPKRDWYIWREGKDNEEPNNWESIFKGSAWEKCEKTDEYYLHLFSKKQPDLNWENEEMRKEIYNMMNWWLDKGIDGFRVDAISHIKKVDGFPDMPNPDGKKYVDSFDMHMNIDGIQKYLKELKEETFAKYDIVTVGEANGVDAENSDEWVGSENGKFNMIFQFEHLKLWDYEGDTEFCPKAYKDVLNKWQVALENKGWNALFIENHDIPRSTSTWGNDGEYWLESAKSFATTYFLQKGTPFIYQGQEIGMTNTVFNSLSEFQDVKSVNEGKEKLEAGMCEKTVLEILSNTSRDNARTPMQWDDSLNAGFTTGKPWLKVNSNYKNINVQSQIKDENSIYNHYKKLISLKKNSKTLTHGEFKLVLEDDKHVFAYLRELDNERYLILSNLSENEKKLNLSEFNIKNEDIVLSNYKIIEKDLKEFIVRPFESVVYKI comes from the coding sequence ATGTGGTGGAAAGAGTTAGTAGGATATCAGATTTATCCGAGAAGTTTTAAAGATTCCAATGGAGATGGAATAGGGGACTTAAAAGGAATAATAGAAAAATTAGATTATTTAAAAGATTTAGGGATAGATCTTATTTGGGTTTCACCATTTTTTAAAAGTCCAAATGATGATAATGGTTATGATATAAGTGACTATAGAGATATATTAGAAGAGTTTGGAACTATGGAAGATTTTGACAATCTTTTATTAGAAACTCACAAAAGAGGTATGAAATTAATAATAGATCTTGTAATAAATCATACAAGTGATGAACATCCGTGGTTTATTGAAGCGAGAGAGTCAAAAGATAGTCCTAAGAGAGATTGGTATATTTGGAGAGAGGGAAAAGATAACGAAGAACCAAATAACTGGGAAAGTATTTTCAAAGGATCAGCTTGGGAAAAATGTGAAAAAACAGATGAATACTACTTACATCTTTTTTCTAAAAAACAACCTGATTTAAATTGGGAAAATGAAGAGATGAGAAAAGAGATTTATAATATGATGAACTGGTGGTTAGATAAAGGAATTGATGGGTTTAGAGTTGATGCTATAAGCCATATCAAAAAAGTTGATGGATTCCCTGACATGCCAAATCCTGATGGGAAAAAATATGTAGATTCTTTTGATATGCACATGAATATAGATGGAATTCAAAAGTATTTAAAAGAATTAAAAGAAGAAACTTTTGCAAAATATGATATAGTAACTGTTGGAGAAGCTAATGGAGTAGATGCTGAAAACTCTGATGAATGGGTTGGTAGCGAAAATGGAAAATTTAATATGATATTTCAATTTGAACATCTAAAGTTATGGGATTATGAAGGAGATACAGAGTTTTGTCCAAAAGCTTATAAAGATGTTTTAAATAAATGGCAAGTAGCTTTAGAGAACAAAGGATGGAATGCTCTTTTTATTGAAAATCATGATATTCCAAGAAGTACATCAACATGGGGAAATGATGGAGAGTACTGGTTAGAATCAGCAAAATCTTTTGCAACAACATATTTTTTACAAAAAGGAACTCCATTCATCTATCAAGGACAAGAGATTGGAATGACAAATACAGTTTTTAATTCTCTTTCAGAGTTTCAAGATGTAAAAAGTGTGAATGAGGGAAAAGAAAAATTAGAAGCTGGAATGTGTGAAAAAACAGTTTTAGAAATTTTATCAAATACATCTAGAGATAATGCTAGAACTCCTATGCAGTGGGATGATAGTTTAAATGCTGGATTTACAACAGGGAAACCGTGGTTAAAAGTAAATAGTAATTATAAAAATATAAATGTTCAAAGTCAAATAAAAGATGAAAACTCAATATATAATCACTATAAAAAATTGATATCATTAAAGAAAAATAGTAAAACTTTAACTCATGGAGAGTTTAAATTAGTTTTAGAAGATGATAAACATGTATTTGCTTATTTAAGAGAACTAGATAATGAAAGATACCTTATATTATCAAACCTAAGTGAAAATGAAAAAAAATTAAACCTATCAGAATTTAATATAAAAAATGAGGATATAGTGCTATCAAATTATAAAATTATAGAAAAAGATTTAAAAGAGTTTATAGTTAGACCGTTTGAAAGTGTAGTATATAAAATTTAA
- a CDS encoding PTS transporter subunit IIBC, which yields MKKKSLISFDFWQKLGKALIVVIAVMPAAGLMVSIGKLLGTSGLSMIGRIIEDMGWGVIVNLNILFAAAIGGSWAKEKAGGAFAGVIAFILTNRITGAIFGINGGMLNNPEAVITSLTGQELLVKNYFTMVMGAPALNMGVFVGILSGFLGAVLFNKYQTFDKLPKSLAFFNGKRFVPFVVIFGSFVMATVLSLIWPFVQWGLNSFGEWIATSRNTAPVIAPFIYGALERLLLPFGLHHMLTIPMNYTELGGTYQVLTGTAVGSTIAGQDPIWLAWITDLNNLKAAGDITGYKNLLDTVVPARFKAGQVVLSTASLLGIGLAMLNNVDSDKKTQYKTIFISSMLAVFLTGVTEPIEFMFMFVAPVLYVAYAILTGLAFALVDIISLRVHSFGFLELLSRIPLMMKAGLYKDLINFVIVSGGFFFANYWLFNVIIKKYDLPTPGRRGNYIDEEEDSSDEKVKTTGNQEEIPVRIIELLGGSENIVDVDACMTRLRVTVKDADVVGDKNMWKKTGSIGLIIKDCGVQAIYGPKADILKCKIIDILGR from the coding sequence ATGAAAAAGAAAAGTTTAATATCATTTGATTTTTGGCAAAAATTAGGAAAAGCTTTAATTGTTGTAATAGCAGTAATGCCTGCAGCAGGACTTATGGTTTCTATTGGTAAACTTCTTGGAACAAGTGGATTATCTATGATTGGAAGAATTATAGAGGATATGGGATGGGGAGTAATTGTAAATCTAAATATACTTTTTGCAGCGGCAATTGGTGGTTCGTGGGCAAAAGAAAAAGCTGGTGGAGCTTTTGCAGGAGTGATAGCTTTTATACTAACAAATAGAATAACGGGGGCTATATTTGGAATAAATGGAGGGATGTTAAATAATCCAGAAGCGGTTATTACATCGTTAACAGGACAAGAACTATTAGTAAAAAATTATTTTACAATGGTTATGGGAGCTCCAGCTTTAAATATGGGAGTTTTCGTGGGAATACTTTCAGGATTTTTAGGAGCGGTACTATTTAATAAGTATCAAACCTTTGATAAACTACCAAAATCTTTAGCATTTTTTAATGGAAAAAGATTTGTACCATTTGTAGTAATATTTGGATCATTTGTTATGGCTACTGTTTTATCTTTAATCTGGCCTTTTGTTCAGTGGGGACTGAATAGCTTTGGTGAGTGGATTGCAACTTCTAGAAATACAGCACCAGTAATAGCACCATTTATATACGGAGCTTTAGAGAGATTGTTATTACCATTTGGATTACATCATATGTTGACAATTCCTATGAATTATACAGAACTAGGTGGAACATATCAAGTTTTAACAGGAACTGCAGTGGGAAGTACAATTGCTGGTCAAGATCCAATCTGGTTAGCCTGGATAACTGATTTAAATAACTTGAAAGCAGCAGGAGATATAACAGGATATAAAAATCTTTTAGATACAGTTGTTCCAGCTAGATTTAAAGCTGGTCAAGTGGTATTATCGACAGCTTCACTTTTAGGAATTGGATTAGCTATGTTAAATAATGTTGATAGCGATAAAAAAACACAATATAAAACAATATTTATATCTTCAATGCTAGCTGTATTTTTAACAGGAGTAACAGAACCAATTGAATTTATGTTTATGTTTGTGGCACCAGTTTTATATGTAGCTTACGCAATTTTAACAGGACTTGCTTTTGCTCTAGTAGATATAATCTCTTTAAGAGTTCATTCTTTTGGATTCTTAGAACTACTTTCTCGTATACCTTTAATGATGAAAGCAGGATTATATAAAGATTTAATAAACTTTGTAATAGTAAGTGGAGGATTTTTCTTTGCAAACTACTGGTTATTCAATGTAATTATAAAAAAATATGATTTACCAACTCCTGGAAGAAGAGGAAATTATATTGATGAAGAGGAAGATAGTAGTGATGAAAAAGTAAAAACAACAGGTAATCAAGAGGAGATTCCAGTTAGAATAATAGAGCTTCTTGGTGGAAGTGAAAATATAGTTGATGTAGATGCATGTATGACAAGACTTAGAGTTACTGTAAAAGATGCAGATGTAGTAGGGGATAAAAATATGTGGAAAAAAACAGGTTCTATAGGATTAATAATAAAAGATTGTGGAGTTCAGGCCATATATGGACCAAAAGCAGATATACTAAAATGTAAAATAATTGATATATTAGGGAGATAA